A single genomic interval of Methylocystis sp. IM3 harbors:
- a CDS encoding glycosyltransferase family 2 protein yields the protein MANEIPCQIEMIRHAPKRPVTAFFRFFDAEGACVLAFPYRLQNRVTHFNEVMMDPRLSVEIDPGEPDARISVRVRPCDETYRLRRKLSHFLDNFRRKPAPPRPDPARIVPFEAESVATSSATPLVSIVIPTRDRASLLARAAETLFETARWPNKELVVVDNGSVEAETFALFDRLRRLPNVTILRRDEPFNFARLVNEGVRASRGEVLALLNNDVETDNPDWLASLVALAVDPRVGAVGAKLLHEDGTVQHAGIALGIRGLVAHAGCGRAADDPGPYAMLTTTRRVSAVTGACLLTRRDVFDALGGFDEEFVVEFNDVDYCLRAGAAGYAVICAAEPTLVHKEGSTRQARPLREREVLDRSLFMRRWGRALIDDPYYPPELTLRDESLTLAEAPNG from the coding sequence ATGGCGAATGAAATCCCCTGCCAGATCGAGATGATCCGCCACGCGCCGAAGCGGCCTGTCACGGCGTTTTTTCGATTTTTCGACGCCGAGGGCGCCTGCGTCCTGGCCTTCCCCTACCGGCTACAGAATCGCGTCACCCATTTCAATGAAGTGATGATGGACCCGCGCCTCTCGGTGGAGATCGACCCCGGCGAGCCCGACGCGCGCATTTCGGTGCGCGTGAGGCCCTGCGACGAGACATACCGGCTCAGGCGCAAGCTCTCCCACTTCCTCGACAATTTCCGCAGAAAGCCCGCGCCCCCGAGGCCCGATCCGGCGCGAATCGTTCCCTTTGAAGCCGAGAGCGTAGCCACGTCATCGGCCACGCCGCTCGTCAGCATCGTCATCCCGACGCGCGACCGCGCCAGCCTGCTCGCGCGCGCCGCGGAAACGCTTTTTGAAACGGCGCGCTGGCCGAACAAGGAGCTGGTGGTCGTCGACAACGGATCGGTCGAAGCGGAGACTTTCGCCCTGTTCGACAGGCTCCGGCGCCTGCCCAATGTCACGATCCTGCGCCGGGACGAACCCTTCAACTTCGCGCGTCTGGTGAACGAGGGCGTTCGCGCATCGCGCGGCGAAGTGCTTGCGCTCCTGAACAATGACGTCGAAACCGACAACCCCGACTGGCTCGCGTCGCTGGTGGCGCTTGCCGTCGATCCGCGCGTCGGCGCTGTCGGCGCGAAGCTCCTTCATGAAGACGGAACCGTGCAGCACGCGGGCATTGCGCTCGGCATTCGCGGGCTTGTCGCTCACGCGGGGTGCGGCCGCGCCGCCGACGATCCAGGCCCCTACGCCATGCTGACGACGACGCGGCGCGTCTCCGCCGTCACGGGCGCCTGCCTCCTGACCCGTCGCGACGTCTTCGACGCGCTCGGCGGATTCGACGAGGAGTTCGTCGTCGAGTTCAACGATGTGGATTATTGCCTGCGCGCCGGCGCGGCGGGCTATGCCGTAATCTGCGCCGCCGAGCCGACCCTCGTCCACAAGGAAGGCTCGACCCGGCAGGCCCGTCCCTTGCGCGAGCGCGAGGTTCTCGACCGCAGCCTGTTCATGCGTCGCTGGGGCCGCGCCCTGATCGACGATCCTTACTATCCGCCCGAACTGACGCTGCGCGACGAATCCCTCACGCTGGCGGAGGCGCCGAATGGCTAG
- the dusA gene encoding tRNA dihydrouridine(20/20a) synthase DusA, with protein MASLVSPADIRFSVAPMMDWTDRHCRFFHRMLTRRARLYTEMLTTGAVIHGQRDRLMGFEAFEQPVAFQLGGSDPGDLARAAKVVEDFGYCEVNLNVGCPSDRVQNGAFGACLMQRPALVADCVKAMKDAVALPVTVKCRIGVDEQDPEQALFDMAAQCIDAGADALFVHARKAWLKGLSPKENRDIPPLDYPLVHRLKRAYPDTPIAINGGISTIAQMREQLENMDGVMVGRAAYHDPGLLLSVDPELFDAPAPVADGFAAIEAFLPYIERELSKGEKLSNITRHMLGLFAGLPGARSFRRRLALEAVRSGAGVEVLAGATREVTEAMSRLRDAAA; from the coding sequence ATGGCTAGCCTCGTCTCGCCAGCCGACATCCGCTTCTCAGTCGCGCCGATGATGGACTGGACGGATCGGCATTGCCGCTTCTTCCATCGCATGCTCACCCGGCGCGCGCGGCTTTACACGGAGATGCTGACGACAGGCGCCGTCATTCACGGGCAGCGCGACAGGCTGATGGGCTTCGAAGCCTTCGAGCAGCCGGTCGCCTTTCAGCTCGGCGGCTCCGACCCCGGCGACCTCGCGCGCGCGGCAAAAGTCGTGGAAGACTTCGGCTATTGTGAAGTCAATCTCAACGTCGGTTGCCCGTCCGATCGCGTTCAAAATGGCGCCTTCGGCGCCTGTCTCATGCAGCGGCCAGCGCTCGTCGCCGATTGCGTCAAAGCGATGAAGGACGCCGTCGCTCTCCCTGTAACAGTCAAATGCCGGATCGGCGTGGACGAACAGGACCCCGAGCAGGCGCTGTTCGACATGGCGGCGCAATGCATCGACGCCGGCGCCGACGCTCTCTTCGTCCACGCGCGCAAGGCGTGGCTAAAGGGACTTTCGCCCAAGGAAAACCGCGATATTCCCCCGCTCGACTATCCGCTCGTGCATCGGCTCAAGCGCGCCTATCCCGACACGCCGATCGCCATCAATGGCGGCATCTCGACGATCGCGCAGATGCGCGAGCAACTCGAGAACATGGACGGCGTCATGGTTGGTCGCGCCGCCTACCACGATCCCGGACTGCTGCTTTCCGTCGATCCTGAACTCTTCGACGCGCCGGCGCCTGTCGCCGATGGCTTCGCCGCCATCGAGGCGTTTCTGCCCTATATTGAGCGTGAACTGAGTAAGGGTGAAAAGCTTTCCAATATCACCCGCCATATGCTCGGCCTGTTCGCCGGACTGCCGGGCGCGCGCAGCTTCCGCCGGCGGCTGGCGCTGGAAGCGGTGCGATCCGGCGCCGGCGTCGAAGTTCTCGCCGGCGCAACGCGCGAAGTGACCGAGGCCATGTCACGTCTGCGCGACGCTGCGGCGTAA
- the cobS gene encoding adenosylcobinamide-GDP ribazoletransferase, with protein sequence MIPTIGDDIRACLRFYSRLPVRAGVDGHAMPDFSRVSWATPVAGAAIGALGSAVLLLSAIVHLPPIVAAATAVAVLSLSTGALHEDGLADVADGFGGGATREQKLAIMRDSRLGTYGTLALCLSTLVRVGAIGALCERGALSAAIAIVAASALSRAVGLIPLVISLPARGDGAGSSAATPSAPALRVALYLGCAIALTPALGPASLAQTVVAVMAAFGGAIAITKMAQLQIGGYTGDVLGAAQQVSEVAMLVALSAG encoded by the coding sequence ATGATTCCAACGATTGGCGACGATATCCGCGCCTGCCTGCGTTTCTATTCGCGCTTGCCCGTTCGGGCGGGTGTGGACGGGCACGCGATGCCCGATTTCTCTCGTGTGAGTTGGGCGACGCCCGTGGCTGGGGCAGCGATTGGAGCGCTGGGCTCCGCTGTCTTGCTCTTGTCGGCGATTGTTCACCTGCCGCCGATTGTCGCGGCGGCAACTGCTGTCGCCGTTCTCTCGCTTTCGACCGGCGCGCTTCATGAAGACGGTCTGGCTGATGTCGCGGATGGCTTCGGCGGCGGGGCTACGCGCGAACAGAAGCTGGCGATCATGCGCGACAGTCGTCTCGGGACCTATGGCACGCTGGCGCTCTGCCTATCGACTCTCGTTCGGGTCGGAGCCATTGGCGCGCTGTGCGAGCGTGGTGCGCTTTCCGCAGCTATCGCCATCGTTGCGGCCTCGGCCCTGTCACGCGCCGTCGGTCTGATCCCTCTCGTGATTTCGTTGCCCGCGCGGGGAGATGGGGCCGGCTCCTCGGCGGCGACGCCGTCTGCGCCGGCCTTGCGGGTCGCACTCTACCTCGGCTGCGCAATCGCTCTGACGCCGGCTCTTGGCCCCGCCTCGCTGGCGCAGACCGTCGTCGCGGTGATGGCGGCTTTCGGCGGGGCGATCGCAATTACGAAAATGGCGCAGCTTCAGATCGGCGGCTATACCGGGGATGTTCTGGGAGCGGCCCAGCAGGTCTCGGAAGTCGCGATGCTCGTAGCTCTATCGGCTGGCTGA
- a CDS encoding type II secretion system F family protein, with translation MLEGITMKFGNQSALAGVIASLSIVVTMVTIGFSLIENGGFAKRVKSVSNERERMRQRERAKNASPRGLRQESNAYMRDIVERYSLATWLNTANVKDRLACAGYRGPQAEIAFLFFRAASPIVFLLCALLYFNLLGDSETDLVMEGGISISVLYAGVKAPEVFLRNATVKRQQSMRRAFPDALDLLLICVESGMSIEMAFRKVGQEIGVQSRALAEEFALATAELNYLPDRRTAYNNLATRTGLPAVKQVATVLVQAEKYGTPLGQALRVTAQESRDARMIEAERIAASLPPKLTVPMIVFFLPVLMLVVMAPAGIQIFLMN, from the coding sequence ATGCTGGAAGGGATCACGATGAAATTTGGCAATCAGAGTGCGCTGGCCGGCGTGATCGCCTCCCTTTCCATCGTCGTAACTATGGTGACGATCGGGTTTTCGCTGATAGAGAACGGCGGCTTTGCCAAGCGCGTGAAAAGCGTTTCGAACGAGCGCGAGAGAATGAGGCAGCGCGAGCGAGCCAAAAATGCGTCGCCAAGAGGACTGCGGCAAGAGTCAAACGCCTATATGAGAGATATTGTGGAGCGTTACTCGCTCGCCACTTGGCTGAATACCGCGAATGTGAAAGACAGGCTGGCCTGCGCGGGCTATCGTGGCCCGCAAGCGGAAATTGCGTTTCTGTTCTTCAGGGCAGCGTCGCCGATTGTTTTTCTGTTATGCGCGCTCCTATATTTCAACCTGCTCGGGGATTCGGAAACGGATTTGGTGATGGAAGGCGGGATTTCCATTAGCGTCTTATATGCCGGAGTAAAGGCTCCGGAAGTTTTTTTGAGGAATGCGACCGTCAAGCGCCAGCAATCGATGCGGCGGGCTTTCCCCGACGCCCTGGATCTATTGCTCATTTGCGTGGAGTCGGGGATGTCCATCGAAATGGCGTTCCGAAAAGTCGGGCAGGAAATCGGCGTGCAGTCGAGGGCGCTTGCCGAGGAGTTCGCGCTTGCGACGGCTGAGCTCAATTATCTGCCGGATCGGCGGACGGCGTATAATAATCTCGCAACGCGAACGGGCCTTCCGGCCGTGAAACAGGTCGCCACTGTGCTCGTTCAGGCGGAAAAATATGGCACGCCGCTCGGCCAGGCGCTGCGCGTCACCGCACAGGAAAGCCGTGATGCGCGGATGATCGAGGCGGAAAGAATTGCTGCGTCGCTGCCGCCCAAACTCACCGTGCCGATGATTGTGTTCTTTCTGCCTGTGCTGATGCTTGTCGTGATGGCGCCGGCTGGCATTCAGATTTTTCTGATGAACTGA
- a CDS encoding type II secretion system F family protein, whose translation MDQKLIVAMLFSVSIGTALYGLFYSYVGGGGTAKRRQAALMTGVVDHKGGAAAEQVRRRKVIADSLNEVGGKNRSRSLRLEEKLAQAGVTWSPAAFYAGSAGAGLLLSVLGYMVGGDLLLALCFIPVGAWAIPRWAISFMVTRRVNQFVDSFPEALDVIIRGVRAGLPVSDCLRVIANEGQEPVRSEFKVIVDALTIGMTVGEAVERLAERVPVAEASFFAIVINIQQKAGGNLSEALANLSRVLRDRKKMKGKVKSISAEAKASAGIIGSLPFLVGAAVSVLNPGYMAVLYTTTIGEICLAGGLLWMGIGVLIMRKMIQFDF comes from the coding sequence ATGGATCAAAAGCTCATCGTCGCCATGCTGTTCTCGGTCAGTATCGGAACAGCGCTTTATGGCCTGTTTTATTCGTATGTCGGTGGGGGAGGAACGGCGAAGAGGCGTCAAGCCGCACTGATGACCGGGGTGGTGGATCACAAGGGGGGAGCGGCGGCCGAACAGGTGAGGCGCCGCAAGGTAATTGCCGACAGCCTCAATGAAGTCGGTGGAAAAAACAGGTCTCGATCTCTTCGTCTCGAGGAGAAGCTCGCACAGGCCGGCGTGACGTGGTCGCCGGCGGCATTTTATGCCGGGTCGGCTGGCGCTGGCCTGCTTCTTTCTGTCCTCGGTTATATGGTTGGCGGCGATTTGCTGCTGGCGCTCTGCTTCATTCCGGTCGGCGCTTGGGCTATTCCCCGCTGGGCGATTTCTTTCATGGTGACGCGCCGGGTCAACCAGTTTGTTGACTCATTTCCCGAGGCGCTTGATGTCATCATACGTGGCGTGAGAGCGGGTCTGCCTGTCAGCGATTGCCTGCGCGTCATTGCGAATGAAGGTCAGGAGCCCGTACGATCCGAGTTCAAGGTCATCGTTGACGCCCTGACAATCGGGATGACGGTCGGCGAGGCCGTCGAGCGTTTGGCGGAGAGGGTTCCTGTCGCTGAGGCGTCTTTCTTCGCGATTGTGATCAATATCCAGCAAAAGGCCGGCGGCAACCTCTCCGAGGCTCTTGCAAATCTGTCTCGTGTTCTTCGCGACAGGAAGAAGATGAAAGGCAAGGTAAAGTCCATATCGGCAGAAGCGAAGGCGTCGGCCGGGATCATCGGCTCTCTGCCATTTCTTGTCGGAGCCGCAGTGTCGGTTCTCAATCCGGGCTACATGGCGGTGCTCTACACAACGACCATTGGCGAGATATGCCTCGCTGGCGGCCTGCTATGGATGGGAATTGGCGTTCTCATCATGCGTAAGATGATCCAGTTCGACTTTTGA
- a CDS encoding CpaF family protein, with product MFGKRTNVNDTGARGQKSIASVNGVRSAGPMQAAEPREQVAAAKPAEPVKSDEYFVTKGIIFNALIEAIDLAQLSKLDVENAREEIRDIVNEIISIKNVVMSIAEQEDLLDDICNDVLGYGPLEPLLARDDIADIMVNGAYKTYIEVGGKIQLTNVRFRDNAQLMNICQRIVSQVGRRVDDASPICDARLFDGSRVNVIAPPLAIDGPALTIRKFKKDKLTLDQLIRFGAISIEGGEVLKIIGRVRCNVLISGGTGSGKTTLLNCLTNYIDTDERVITCEDAAELQLQQPHVVRLETRPPNLEGQGAITMRELVKNCLRMRPERIIVGEVRGPEAFDLLQAMNTGHDGSMGTLHANSPREALARLESMITMGGFTLPAKTIRDMIVSSVDIIIQAMRLRDGSRRITHITEVVGTEGEVVTMQDLFVYDILGEDANGKLMGRQRSTGVTRPRFLERARYYGEEDRLVAALEAAHVTEDI from the coding sequence ATGTTTGGAAAGCGTACCAACGTCAACGATACAGGCGCTCGGGGGCAGAAATCCATCGCCTCGGTAAACGGGGTGAGAAGCGCGGGCCCAATGCAAGCGGCTGAGCCGAGAGAGCAGGTCGCAGCTGCGAAGCCGGCAGAACCGGTTAAGTCCGACGAATATTTCGTTACAAAGGGCATAATATTCAACGCTTTGATCGAAGCGATCGATCTGGCTCAACTTTCCAAGCTGGACGTGGAAAATGCGCGGGAGGAAATCCGCGACATCGTCAACGAAATCATATCCATTAAAAATGTGGTGATGTCGATAGCCGAGCAGGAAGATTTGCTCGACGACATATGCAATGACGTTCTCGGTTACGGCCCGCTGGAGCCCTTGTTGGCGCGTGACGACATCGCCGACATAATGGTGAATGGCGCCTATAAAACCTATATCGAAGTGGGTGGGAAAATACAGCTGACGAATGTCCGGTTTAGAGACAATGCGCAGCTGATGAATATCTGTCAAAGAATCGTTTCGCAGGTTGGTCGTCGCGTAGACGATGCCTCTCCAATCTGCGACGCGCGTCTGTTCGATGGTTCGCGCGTCAATGTCATCGCGCCGCCGCTGGCGATTGATGGACCTGCGCTGACAATACGAAAATTCAAAAAAGACAAGCTTACACTAGACCAACTGATCCGTTTCGGGGCCATCTCGATCGAAGGGGGCGAGGTCTTAAAAATAATCGGACGCGTGCGATGCAATGTGCTGATTTCTGGCGGCACGGGGTCGGGAAAGACGACTCTGCTGAACTGTCTCACGAATTACATAGACACTGACGAACGCGTTATTACTTGCGAGGATGCCGCAGAACTTCAGCTCCAACAGCCGCACGTGGTGCGCCTGGAAACGCGCCCGCCAAATCTGGAAGGGCAGGGGGCGATCACCATGCGTGAACTCGTCAAGAACTGCCTTCGCATGCGCCCCGAGCGCATCATCGTAGGCGAGGTGCGTGGCCCGGAAGCTTTCGATCTCTTGCAGGCCATGAACACCGGCCACGATGGGTCGATGGGGACTCTCCATGCAAATTCGCCGCGAGAAGCGCTTGCCCGTCTGGAGTCGATGATCACAATGGGGGGCTTCACCTTACCGGCGAAAACCATTCGTGACATGATCGTATCCTCGGTCGACATCATCATCCAAGCCATGCGTTTGCGCGACGGATCTCGCCGCATCACACATATCACCGAGGTCGTGGGAACGGAGGGGGAGGTGGTCACGATGCAGGACTTATTTGTCTACGATATCCTGGGCGAGGACGCCAACGGCAAGCTGATGGGCCGCCAGCGTTCGACCGGAGTCACGCGCCCGAGGTTTCTCGAGCGCGCGCGTTATTACGGAGAGGAAGATCGGCTCGTCGCGGCATTGGAGGCCGCCCATGTAACCGAAGATATATAA
- a CDS encoding AAA family ATPase, whose translation MQGFLESNDVVAVVESAANDRRMIKAHVKVHIGGVPAAVEAYRNSPTPNLIVLESSADRSVLFEQLALLAECCDSGTKVMVIGHENDILLYRELIYRGVSDYIVAPMNILDFIGHISALYNGESSETLGRVIAVVGAKGGVGASTVCHNLAWSISRQLALQTVLVDLDLAFGTVGLDFNQDPPQGIAEAIFSPERLDANFIDRLASRCSDTLSILPAPATLDRSYDLSEHAVDATLDILRATTPCVILDVPHQWCAWTRRVLVGCDDVVIVASPDLANLRNTKTLIDSLNASRLNDHPPRLILNMVGLPRRPEISLGEFAKAMEMEPLGVIPFEARLFGAAANNGQMLAEVDPRSKIIETIDDAGQLLMGRAIVRRGKKPLLAPFIERLSRMKAS comes from the coding sequence GTGCAGGGCTTTCTTGAGTCGAATGACGTCGTGGCGGTGGTCGAAAGCGCTGCGAACGACCGTCGAATGATCAAGGCGCATGTGAAGGTTCATATAGGCGGCGTTCCCGCGGCCGTAGAAGCCTATCGCAATTCGCCAACTCCGAACCTGATTGTCCTTGAATCGTCCGCGGATCGCAGTGTGCTCTTCGAGCAGCTTGCGCTTCTGGCCGAGTGTTGCGACTCTGGCACCAAGGTGATGGTCATCGGTCATGAAAATGACATCCTGCTATATCGGGAGCTAATATATCGTGGCGTGAGCGATTACATCGTCGCGCCGATGAATATCCTGGACTTCATCGGTCATATATCGGCTCTTTACAATGGTGAGAGCAGCGAAACGCTGGGGCGCGTTATCGCAGTCGTGGGCGCTAAGGGCGGGGTAGGGGCGTCGACAGTGTGCCATAACCTCGCATGGTCCATCTCTCGCCAGCTTGCGCTTCAGACGGTGCTCGTCGATCTGGACCTGGCCTTCGGGACCGTAGGTCTCGATTTCAATCAAGATCCGCCCCAGGGGATCGCTGAAGCAATTTTCTCTCCCGAACGGTTGGACGCCAATTTTATCGACAGACTTGCATCGAGATGTAGCGATACGCTGAGCATCCTGCCTGCGCCCGCCACGCTCGATCGATCTTATGATCTTTCTGAACATGCCGTCGACGCAACGCTCGATATTCTCCGCGCGACGACCCCCTGCGTCATTCTGGACGTTCCGCACCAATGGTGCGCGTGGACGCGGCGGGTCTTGGTGGGATGTGACGACGTCGTGATCGTAGCGTCGCCTGACCTGGCGAATCTTCGAAACACGAAAACCTTGATCGATTCTCTCAACGCATCGCGGCTCAACGACCATCCGCCTCGATTGATCCTCAATATGGTTGGGCTGCCGCGCCGCCCCGAGATATCTCTCGGCGAGTTCGCGAAGGCAATGGAAATGGAACCGTTGGGCGTAATCCCTTTTGAGGCCAGATTGTTCGGCGCGGCGGCGAACAATGGCCAGATGCTCGCCGAAGTCGATCCGAGGTCCAAGATCATCGAGACAATTGACGACGCTGGGCAGTTGCTGATGGGGCGCGCCATTGTCCGGCGCGGGAAAAAACCCTTGCTCGCGCCCTTCATCGAGCGACTGAGTCGAATGAAAGCAAGTTGA
- a CDS encoding CpaD family pilus assembly protein: MWFTLDTKTLGARRLPILAAIGAVALGGCAAPRALPPLVTPYDYRDRHPVVLTDAPFVLDLFPSVERGRVDSETMGRIREFAAHYREFGHGPISLLTPSGGSAGKVWASGADAVRRALASVGLGGEIAMGSYPLVDDKLAAPIRLSFQALKAKVANRCGEWPQDLASGSSVNGWQNETYWNFGCANQATLAAQVADPRDLANPRGETASYVEMRMRAITKLRMGEDPSTNWRMKPSSISSVGGGS; encoded by the coding sequence ATGTGGTTCACACTTGATACGAAGACGCTAGGCGCACGTCGACTCCCTATCCTTGCAGCGATCGGAGCGGTAGCCCTGGGCGGGTGCGCCGCGCCGCGCGCGCTCCCGCCACTGGTGACTCCATATGATTACCGTGACCGTCATCCGGTGGTGCTTACTGATGCGCCCTTTGTGCTCGATCTCTTCCCTTCCGTCGAAAGGGGTCGAGTGGACTCGGAGACGATGGGGCGAATCCGGGAGTTTGCTGCTCATTACAGAGAATTCGGTCATGGTCCGATCAGCCTCTTGACTCCGTCTGGAGGATCGGCGGGAAAGGTCTGGGCAAGTGGAGCCGACGCTGTCCGGCGCGCGCTTGCATCGGTCGGGCTCGGGGGTGAGATCGCGATGGGCTCTTATCCATTGGTCGATGACAAGCTCGCAGCGCCCATTCGCCTGTCATTCCAGGCATTGAAGGCCAAGGTCGCAAATCGCTGTGGCGAGTGGCCTCAGGATCTTGCCTCCGGGAGTAGCGTCAACGGTTGGCAAAACGAAACGTATTGGAATTTCGGTTGTGCGAACCAGGCGACGTTGGCGGCCCAGGTCGCCGATCCACGCGATCTGGCGAACCCCAGGGGCGAGACGGCGTCGTACGTCGAGATGCGGATGCGGGCAATCACCAAATTACGCATGGGCGAAGATCCAAGCACGAATTGGCGTATGAAGCCCAGCTCAATCAGCAGTGTCGGCGGCGGGTCTTAA
- a CDS encoding type II and III secretion system protein family protein: MIFRQGTPLMRRMHKIITGFALSAMCVSNAWSEVADRPGVESESSAMLSKRISMGVGKSMIIDLPRNVSEVVVGNPKVADAVVRTPRKIYIIGGETGQTTIIGLDSAGRQVANLEISVGRDVGELAPLLKAALPRSNIAARTVNDIIILTGTVASAGEAQRAVDIAKGFASRSAAATGGVVSVAQGGAPGDTNNSGVINALVIRGEDQVMLKVTVAEIERKVVKQLGFSAQAGGDTLLNGGWGKFTSENPFAVNPIVSNTALSINGQNDTRATLKAFERYGVTRILAEPTVTAISGEQAKMLVGGEIAVPSSGTCTFSSGGAMPVCTPGIAFKSYGVSLNFIPTVLSEGRISLHLATEVTEVDVQGSFTYANVTVPGFKSRKSETTVELPSGASIATAGLLRQTSAQAISGLPGLLNLPVLGALFRSRDYQRNETELLVVVTPYIARSLSPQEVARPDDGFADASDPQGWLLGRVNRIYSTRSNPQMMQKFRGRVGFIHD, encoded by the coding sequence ATGATTTTCCGCCAGGGAACGCCTCTGATGAGACGTATGCATAAGATAATCACCGGGTTTGCGCTGAGCGCCATGTGCGTGAGCAACGCGTGGTCGGAGGTGGCGGATCGACCGGGTGTGGAATCTGAAAGCAGCGCGATGCTGTCGAAGCGGATTTCGATGGGGGTCGGAAAGTCGATGATCATCGATCTCCCGAGAAATGTTTCCGAGGTGGTTGTCGGTAATCCAAAGGTGGCGGATGCAGTTGTTCGCACGCCGCGCAAAATTTACATCATCGGTGGTGAAACGGGCCAAACAACGATCATCGGCCTGGATTCCGCTGGTCGGCAAGTCGCCAATCTGGAAATAAGCGTGGGGCGGGATGTCGGGGAATTGGCGCCGCTGCTGAAAGCGGCGTTGCCTCGGTCGAACATCGCCGCTCGGACCGTGAACGACATTATTATTCTCACAGGTACGGTGGCGTCGGCCGGAGAGGCTCAACGCGCCGTCGACATCGCGAAGGGCTTTGCTTCTCGTTCGGCGGCGGCGACCGGAGGCGTCGTCTCGGTAGCGCAAGGAGGCGCCCCCGGCGATACGAACAACAGTGGCGTCATCAACGCGCTTGTGATCCGCGGCGAAGATCAGGTCATGCTGAAGGTGACCGTGGCGGAGATCGAGCGAAAGGTTGTCAAGCAGCTCGGCTTCTCGGCGCAGGCCGGCGGAGACACGCTGCTCAACGGGGGGTGGGGAAAATTCACCTCCGAGAACCCATTTGCTGTTAATCCTATTGTTTCGAATACCGCGCTCTCGATCAACGGTCAGAACGACACGAGGGCGACGCTAAAGGCGTTCGAGAGATATGGCGTTACGCGCATCCTTGCGGAACCGACAGTGACGGCGATCTCGGGAGAACAGGCGAAAATGCTCGTCGGCGGGGAAATTGCAGTTCCTTCGTCTGGAACCTGTACGTTTTCCTCAGGTGGGGCGATGCCGGTCTGTACCCCCGGCATCGCGTTCAAATCCTATGGCGTTTCGTTGAATTTCATTCCAACGGTCCTGTCTGAGGGGCGTATTTCTCTTCATCTGGCGACGGAGGTTACGGAAGTAGACGTGCAGGGCAGCTTCACCTACGCCAACGTCACTGTGCCGGGTTTCAAGTCTCGAAAAAGTGAAACGACCGTGGAACTGCCGTCTGGAGCGTCGATCGCGACAGCGGGGCTGCTCCGCCAGACAAGCGCCCAGGCCATCTCGGGGCTTCCTGGACTTTTGAACCTGCCGGTCCTCGGCGCGCTGTTCAGATCCCGCGATTATCAGCGTAACGAGACGGAGCTGCTTGTGGTTGTCACGCCATACATCGCGCGGTCGCTTTCCCCACAGGAGGTTGCCCGTCCGGATGATGGATTTGCTGATGCTTCCGATCCGCAGGGTTGGTTACTTGGTCGCGTCAACCGCATCTATTCGACCCGCAGCAATCCGCAGATGATGCAAAAATTCAGGGGCCGCGTCGGCTTCATTCACGACTAG
- the cpaB gene encoding Flp pilus assembly protein CpaB, with the protein MNRAQITIISVAVASGGVAFMMMSGDTPSAPVVTPAPSAPALPLDQVLVVTRDLSYGAEVNAQDIAWIDWPKASVPAGAMTKSANPDAEQDVKSSYVRIPLSAGDPLRRERLVKGVTAGVMSTMLPAGKRAVAIDVTLNSTAGGFILPNDRVDVMRTFRDVEASKESGHDVYGSEVLLTNVRVLAIGQTVEKKSGDAVAAGPTATLELDPRQAEFILLSQRSGQLTLILRPISDALPQASEDPTAEDDFQDGTMTIVKRGAAASLRMK; encoded by the coding sequence ATGAACAGGGCGCAAATTACAATTATCAGCGTCGCCGTTGCTTCAGGCGGCGTCGCATTCATGATGATGAGCGGCGATACGCCATCGGCTCCGGTCGTAACGCCTGCGCCATCTGCGCCAGCTTTGCCGCTTGATCAGGTGCTGGTGGTGACGCGCGACTTGTCCTATGGCGCGGAAGTGAACGCACAGGATATCGCTTGGATCGATTGGCCCAAGGCGTCGGTTCCCGCCGGCGCTATGACGAAAAGCGCCAACCCTGACGCAGAACAGGACGTAAAGTCGTCGTATGTCCGCATACCCCTCTCTGCTGGCGACCCATTGCGCAGAGAGCGTCTCGTCAAGGGAGTAACCGCAGGGGTGATGTCGACGATGCTTCCTGCCGGAAAGCGTGCAGTCGCCATCGACGTGACGTTGAACAGCACTGCGGGTGGCTTCATCCTTCCCAACGACCGTGTTGACGTGATGCGGACCTTCCGGGACGTAGAAGCATCCAAGGAAAGCGGTCATGATGTTTACGGGTCGGAAGTCCTCCTCACCAATGTGCGCGTTCTCGCGATAGGGCAGACCGTGGAAAAGAAGAGCGGGGACGCGGTTGCAGCAGGTCCAACGGCGACGCTCGAACTCGATCCGCGTCAGGCTGAGTTCATCTTGTTGTCTCAGCGTAGCGGCCAGCTGACGCTCATTTTGCGCCCGATCTCGGACGCGCTGCCGCAAGCCAGCGAAGATCCGACGGCTGAGGACGATTTCCAGGATGGGACGATGACGATCGTGAAGAGAGGGGCCGCTGCTAGCCTCCGGATGAAATGA